A window from Cryptomeria japonica chromosome 1, Sugi_1.0, whole genome shotgun sequence encodes these proteins:
- the LOC131043571 gene encoding ethylene-responsive transcription factor ERF017-like, with the protein MGVKYKGKAKIQDCNLGVYSMGIGKEKEDRRSGCYKGIRVRKWGKWVSEIRLPRTKIRLWLGSYETAEEAARAFDVGSYCIHGPLAKLNFPNSPTLLNIPPGIHLSPQQIKAAAIQAASAKSLPRSPLGVDDDKKDEFSSYVDSEFESPEHYQMMSKFFESLLWGSPNDQVSSTIYIAAYLGVVLLMDCVIPYDHGMEMNCYTHEFSEHLDGLWSL; encoded by the coding sequence ATGGGTGTTAAATACAAAGGCAAAGCAAAGATCCAAGATTGTAACTTGGGAGTTTACAGTATGGGCATCGGAAAAGAGAAGGAGGATAGGAGAAGTGGATGTTACAAAGGAATTCGGGTTAGAAAATGGGGGAAATGGGTGTCTGAGATTAGGCTCCCTAGAACAAAAATACGGCTTTGGTTGGGGTCGTATGAAACTGCAGAAGAAGCAGCTCGAGCATTTGATGTGGGGAGCTATTGTATTCATGGTCCTCTTGCAAAACTCAACTTTCCCAACTCTCCCACTCTCTTAAACATCCCTCCTGGCATTCATCTCTCTCCCCAACAAATCAAGGCTGCTGCCATTCAAGCAGCTTCTGCAAAATCTCTACCTCGTTCTCCTCTTGGAGTAGATGATGATAAAAAAGATGAGTTCTCTTCTTATGTGGATTCAGAGTTTGAATCGCCTGAACACTACCAAATGATGAGTAAGTTTTTTGAGTCTCTTTTGTGGGGATCCCCTAACGATCAGGTTTCCAGTACCATATATATTGCTGCATATCTTGGCGTTGTATTGTTGATGGATTGTGTAATACCTTATGATCATGGTATGGAGATGAACTGCTACACTCATGAATTCTCAGAGCATTTAGACGGACTGTGGAGCTTGTGA